CGTTCGCCGGCTATTCCATGCCCGTGCAGTACCCCGCCGGCCTGATGGCGGAGCATCTGCACACGCGCCAGGCCGCCGGCCTGTTCGACGTGTCGCACATGGGCCAGTTGCGCCTGGTGGGCAGCGATGCCGCGGCCGCCTTCGAATCCCTCATTCCCGTGGACGTGATCGACCTGCCCGTGGGCAAGCAGCGCTACGGCCTGCTGCTGAACGACGAGGGCGGCATCATCGACGACCTGATGTTCATCAAGCAGGGCGAGGGCGACATCTTCGTGATCGTGAACGGCGCCTGCAAGGCCGGCGACATCGCGCACATCCAGGCCCGCATCGGCCAGCGCTGCGAGGTCGTCCCCATGCCCGACCATGCGCTGCTGGCGCTGCAGGGACCGCAGGCCGTTGCGGCGCTGTCGCGGCTGGCGCCCGGCATCGAGCAGCTCGTCTTCATGACCGGCGGGCGCTACGAGATTGCGGGCTGCGATGCCTTCGTCACCCGCAGCGGGTACACGGGCGAGGACGGGTTCGAGATCTCGGTGCCCGCATCGCAGGCCGAGGCGCTGGCGCGCGCCCTGCTCGCGCAGCCCGAAGTGAAGCCGATCGGCCTGGGCGCGCGCAACTCGCTGCGCCTGGAAGCGGGCCTGTGCCTGTACGGCAACGACATCGACACCACCACAACGCCCCCCGAAGCCGGCCTGAACTGGGCCATCCAGAAGGTGCGCCGCACGGGCGGTGCGCGGGCCGGCGGCTTTCCCGGCGCGGCCAAGGTGCTGGCGCAGATCGACGACCCGGCCACCCTGACGCGCAAGCGCGTGGGCCTCACCGCGCTGGAGCGCGTGCCCGTGCGCGAGCACACCCCGCTGCAAAGCACCGAGGGCGAGGCCCTTGGCGAGGTCACCAGCGGCCTGCTGGGCCCGAGCGTGAACCAGCCCATCGCCATGGCCTACGTGCCCCCGGCACTGGCCGCCATCGGCACGCGCGTGCAGGCCATCGTGCGCGGCAAGCCGGTGCCCATGCAGGTGTGCGCGCTGCCTTTCGTGGCGCCCCGCTACTACCGCGGCTGAAGCGGGCAGCCGGGGCCACCGCCAAGGCGGCGGCCACCGCTACATTCCAGATTCCTTTTCTTCATTTTTCAGGAGCCCCCATGACCGTTCAATACTCCCGCGATCACGAGTGGATCGACGCCGCCGATGCCAACGCCGCCGTGGTCGGCATCACCGTCCATGCCCAGGATGCCCTGGGCGACGTGGTGTTCGTGGACCTGCCCGAAGTCGGCAAGACCTTCTCGCAGGGCGAAGTGGCCGGCGTGGTCGAGTCCGTCAAGGCCGCCGCCGATGTGTACATGCCCGTCTCGGGCGAGGTGGTGGAAGTGAACGAGGCGCTGCGCGCCGACCCGTCGCTCGCCAACTCCGACCCCTTGAACACCGGCTGGTTCTTCAAGGTCAAGCTGTCCGATCCAGCCCAGTTGTCCGGCCTGATGGACGAAACGGCCTACACCGATTTCGCCAAGAACGCCTGAGCCTTTTCCTTCCCCTTTCCTTTTCCGTCCACGGTCCTCTTCCATGCTGATGCAATCCGCCCTGCCGCTTGGCGCGCTTGAAAACGCCACCGAGTTCCTGCCCCGCCACATCGGCATCGACGGGGCGGACGAACAGCACATGCTCTCCGCCATCGGCGAGGCCTCGCGCCGCGCGCTGGTGGACGGCATCGTGCCGCGCTCCATCGCGCGCAGCCGGGCCATGGACCTGCCGCCCGCCACCACGGAAGCCGCGGCGCTGGCCGAGCTGAAGGCCATCGCCGCACATAACCAGGTGCTGCGCAGCTTCATCGGCCAGGGCTACCACGGCACGCACACGCCGGGCGTCATCCTGCGCAACATCCTGGAGAACCCCGCCTGGTACACGGCCTACACGCCGTACCAGGCCGAGATCTCGCAGGGCCGCATGGAGGCGCTGGTCAACTTCCAGACCATGGTGTGCGACCTCACGGCCATGCCCATCGCCAACGCCTCCATGCTGGACGAGGCCACCGCGGCGGCCGAGGCCATGACGCTGGCCAAGCGCTCGGTCAAATCGAAAAGCACGCGCTTCATCGTGGCCGGCGACGCGCACCCGCAGACCATCGAGGTGATCCAGACGCGCGCCGCGCCGCTTGGCATCGAGGTGGTGCTGGCCAACTCGCTGGCCGAGTGGAATGACGCGCTGGACGGCGACTACTTCGCCGTGCTGGCGCAGTACCCTGCCACCAGCGGCCGCATCGACGACCTGGCGGCCGATGCCGCCCGGGCCCATGCCAAGGGCGCGGCCTTCATCGCCGCGGCCGACCTGCTGGCCCTCACCCTCATCACGCCGCCCGGCGAATGGGGCGCGGACATCGTGGTGGGCACCACGCAGCGCTTCGGCATGCCCATGGGCGCGGGCGGCCCGCACGCCGCCTTCATGGCCTGCCGCGACGAGTACAAGCGCTCCCTGCCCGGCCGCCTGGTCGGCGTGAGCGTGGACGTGCACGGCAAGCCCGCCTACCGCCTGGCGCTGCAGACGCGCGAGCAGCACATCCGCCGCGAAAAGGCCACCTCCAACATCTGCACGGCCCAGGTGCTGCCAGCCGTGGTGGCCAGCATGTACGCCGTTTACCACGGGCCCCAGGGCCTGATGCGCATCGCCCAGCGCGTGGCCGCCTACACCGCCATCCTGGCCAAGGGGCTGGAGCAACTGGGTGCGCCGCTGCGCCCGCAGGCCGCCTTCGACACGCTGTCGCTGCACACCGAAGGCGCCACGCAAGCCATCGCGGCCCGCGCTGTCTCGCTGGGCGCCAACCTGCGCGTCTATTTCGAGAACTACCTGTGCATCTCGCTGGACGAGACCACCACGCGTGCCGACATCGAGCTGCTGTGGAAGGTGTTTGCCCGGGAAGGCCAGGCGCTGCCCACCTTCGCCGCCTTCGAAAAGGGCGTGGAGCCGCTGATCCCCACGGGGCTGCGCCGCACCAGCGCCTTCCTCACGCACCCGGTGTTCAACACCCACCATTCCGAGACCGGCATGCTGCGCTACATCCGCCAGCTGTCCGACAAGGACCTGGCGCTGGACCGCAGCATGATCCCGCTGGGCAGCTGCACCATGAAGCTGAACGCGACCAGCGAGATGATCCCCATCACCTGGCCCGAATTCGCCAACGTGCACCCCTTCGCCCCGGCCGACCAGCAACGGGGCTATCGCCTGCTCGACGAGCAGTTGCGCGCCTGGCTGTGCGAGGCCACGGGCTACGCCGGCATCAGCCTGCAGCCCAACGCGGGCTCGCAGGGCGAATACGCCGGCCTGCTGGCCATCAAGGCCTACCACGCGGCCCAGGGCGAGGGCCACCGCAACATCTGCCTGATCCCCAGCAGCGCGCACGGCACCAACCCCGCCAGCGCCCAGATGGTAGGCATGCAGGTCGTGGTGACGGCCTGCGATGCCAACGGCAACGTGGACCTGGCCGACCTGCGCGCCAAGTGCGAGCAGCACAGCGCGCATCTGGCCTGCGTGATGATCACCTACCCCAGCACGCACGGCGTTTTCGAGACGCAGGTGAAGGAGCTGTGCGCGCTGGTGCACCAGCACGGTGGGCGCGTGTACGTGGACGGCGCCAACATGAACGCCCTGGTGGGCGTGGCCGCCCCCGGCGAGTTCGGCGGCGACGTGAGCCACCTGAACCTGCACAAGACCTTCTGCATCCCGCACGGCGGCGGCGGCCCCGGCGTCGGCCCCGTGTGCGTGGTGGCCGACCTGGTGCCCTACCTGCCAAGCCACCGCACCGCGGCCGCGCAAGGCGCCCTGGGCGCCGACACGAACGCCGCCGCCAACGGCGTGGGCGCGGTCAGCTCCGCCCCGCTGGGCAATGCCGCCGTGCTGCCGATCAGCTGGATGTACATCCGCATGATGGGCGCCGAGGGCCTGCAGGCCGCGACCGAGACGGCCATCCTGTCGGCCAACTACATCAGCGCACGCCTGAAGGACCACTACCCCACGCTGTACGCGAGCGCCAACGGCCACGTGGCCCACGAGTGCATCCTGGACCTGCGGGGCCTGAAGGAAACCAGCGGCGTGATGGCCGAGGACGTGGCCAAGCGACTGATCGACTACGGCTTCCATGCGCCCACGCTGTCGTTCCCGGTGCCCAACACGCTGATGGTGGAGCCCACCGAAAGCGAAACGCTGTCCGAACTGGACCGCTTCATCGACGCGATGATCGCCATCCGCGAGGAGATCCGCCAGATCGAATCCGGTGCCTGGCCGCAGGACGACAACCCGCTCAAGCATGCACCCCACACGGCCGAGAGCCTGCTCGCCCCGGAATGGACGCGGCCCTACGCCCGCGAGACCGCGGCCTTTCCGGTGGACGCCTTGCGCCACAGCAAGTACTGGTCGCCGGTCGGCCGCGTGGACAACGTCTGGGGCGACCGCAACCTGTCGTGCAGTTGCATTCCGGTGAGCGACTACGCGTGACGGCGAGGGGGGCGCCGGCCGCGCCATGGGCCCGGCCGGCCTGGCCCTTCAACATGGGGTTACAGGGCCGCGGGCAGACTCTTTAAGATCGCGGGCTACCTTTTTTCAGGAGATGCTTTCGTGCGAAATTCCTTGTGCGCCCTGCTTGCCGGGCTTGTGATCGTTCCCGCCGCCATGGCGCAGACCGCCCCCGTCACCCTGCCCAGCGGGCTGGTGTACGAGTCGCTGAAAGAAGGCACCGGCGCCTCGCCCAAGGCCACGGACACCGTCAAGGTGCACTACAAGGGCACACTGCCGGACGGCAAGGAGTTCGACAGCTCCTACAAGCGCGGCGAACCCACCGAGTTTCCGCTCAACCGCGTCATTCCCTGCTGGACCGAAGGCGTGCAGCGCATGAAGCCGGGCGGCAAGGCCAAGCTGACCTGCCCGCCGGCCATCGCCTACGGCGAGCGCGGCGCGGGCGGCGTCATTCCCCCCAACGCCACGCTGAACTTCGAAATCGAACTGATCTCGGTCCGCTGACCGGCCGGGGGCCCGCCACCCATGCTGCTCCAGGTCGGCGAGCTGGCCCGGCGCACCGGCCTCACGGTGCGCACGCTGCACCATTATGACGAGGTGGGTTTGCTCAAGCCCTCGGGCCGGTCCGAGGCGGGTTACCGCCTTTACAGCCCGTCCGACGTGCAGCGGCTGCACGGCATCCAGACGCTGCGCCAGATGGGCCTGCCGCTCAGCGACATCGCGGCCCTGCTGGCGGGCGACGGCATGGCGCCCGAGCAGATCATCGGGCAGCAGATCCGTGCGCTGGACCAGCAGATCGCGCAGGCCACCGAGCTGCGCGGCCGCCTGTCGCTGCTGCGCGACGGGCTGGAGGCCGGCGCCGAGCCCGACATGGGCGACTGGCTGCAGGCGCTGGCGCTCATGGCCACCTACGGCAAGTACTTCAGCGCGGCCGAGCTCAAGCACATCTTCTCCCATTGGCACCGCATCGAAGCGGACTGGCTGGTCGTCAGGGACCGGGTGTGCCAGGCCATGGACGAGGGCCTGCCGATCGATGCGCCCGCGGTCCAGGCGCTGGCCTACCGATGGATGGCGCTGATGCTGCACTGGATGGACGGCGACATGGACCTGCTGGAACGCTGGGGCCACATGTTCCGCACCGAGCCCAGCACCCAGGGCCGCAACCATGCGCCGCCGGGCGACATGATCCGGTACATCGAAGGCGCCATCCAGTTGCGCATGGACCTGCTGCTACGCTACCTGGACCGTGACGACCTGCGCCGGCTGGGCCAGGTACACCACACGCAATGGCAGCAGCTGGAGCAGGAAGTACAGCAGTTGCTGGACCAGGGCATTCCCCCGGGCCATCCCCAGGCGAGGGATGCCGCTGCGCACTGGGACACACTGTTCGCCACCCTTTGCCGCAACGACGCCGGGCTGCGCGCCAAGCTGATGCGCGCATCGGCCAGCGAGCCCCTGCTGCGCGCCGGCTCCCCCTTGAGCGAGCCCGTGCGCCACTACCTGCACGCCGTGCCACGCCTGCCGGTCGCCGCGCCATCGCCCTGAAAAAAGCTTGACCCTCACGCTACGTGAGACTTCACAGTCGGCCCCCATCGCTGCCCCTGCGCAGTCAACGGACCGACCCATGACCCCTTCGCCCCACCACCCTCGCGCCGCATTGCTGCAGGACTCCAACTTCCGCTGGATGGTCAGCGGCACGGCCCTCACCCTGCTGGGCGACCAGTTCACGCTCATCGCCCTGCCCTGGCTCGTGCTGCAGATGACCGGCGACACGCTGGTGCTCGGGACGGTGCTGGCCCTCATTAGCGTGCCGCGCGCGCTGTTCATCCTCATCGGCGGTGCCCTCGTGGACCGCCACTCGCCCAAGCAGGTGCTGATGCGCACCAAATACGCCAACCTGGCCTTGCTGGGCGTGCTCAGCGGGCTGGTGCTGGCGGGTGCGCTCACGCTGTGGATGGTCTATGCCCTGTCGCTGGCCATCGGCTTGGCCACCGCCTTCAGCATCCCGGCCGGCACGGCCATGCTGCCGCACGTGGTGCCGCGCACGCAGTTGTAGGCGGCCAACGGCATCAGCATGGGCATCCGGCAGCTCACGATGTTCCTGGGGCCATTGCTGGCGGGCCTGCTGATCGCCCTGTTCGGAGACGGCAACCGTACGGACGGCGCCGGCACCGGCGCCATGGCCAACGCGACGGGCATCGGCATTGCCTTCGGGCTCGATGCGCTCAGCTTCGGCGTGTCGGCCTGGACCCTGTCGAAGGTGCGTCTGCTGGCTGCGGCGCAGGCCCCCTCCGGCCGCACCGACGGCCCCACCGCCTCCACCCCACCGGCCACGCCGGGCACGGCTTCACCGGCGGTGCTGGCTTCGGTGGCGCAGGGCCTGGCGCACTTCTGGCGCGACCGCGAATTGCGCACCTGCTTTCTCTACTGGAGCGCCGTGGCCATCCTCATCATGGGGCCGCTGCACATCGCCATGCCGGTGCTGGCGAGCAGCCTGCCCCACCTGGGCGCCGCCGCGTTCGGCACGCTGGTGGGCGCCCACGGTGCCGGCACGCTCGCGGGCATGGTGGCCTCGGGCATGCTGCCGCGCCTGCGCTGGGGCAGCCTGGGGATGACGCTGCTGGCGTTCGACGCCACCATCGGCCTGCTCTTCATGCCCATGGGCGTGATCGGCGCCCTCTGGCAAGGGGTTGCGCTCATGCTGGCCATCGGCGTGCTGGGCGGCTTCATGCAGGTGCGCATCTTCACGTGGATCCAGCAGCGGGTGCCGCCGGCACTCATCGGCCGGGCGATGGCGCTGTTCATGTTCATCTTCATGGGGCTGGCGCCAATCTCCGCCGCCGCCACGGGCTGGGTCATGAAGGGCATCACGCTGGCCCAGCTGTTCGCGGCCTGCGGCGGCGCGC
This region of Acidovorax sp. GBBC 1281 genomic DNA includes:
- the gcvT gene encoding glycine cleavage system aminomethyltransferase GcvT; translated protein: MSAADAALLTTPLNALHLELGARMVPFAGYSMPVQYPAGLMAEHLHTRQAAGLFDVSHMGQLRLVGSDAAAAFESLIPVDVIDLPVGKQRYGLLLNDEGGIIDDLMFIKQGEGDIFVIVNGACKAGDIAHIQARIGQRCEVVPMPDHALLALQGPQAVAALSRLAPGIEQLVFMTGGRYEIAGCDAFVTRSGYTGEDGFEISVPASQAEALARALLAQPEVKPIGLGARNSLRLEAGLCLYGNDIDTTTTPPEAGLNWAIQKVRRTGGARAGGFPGAAKVLAQIDDPATLTRKRVGLTALERVPVREHTPLQSTEGEALGEVTSGLLGPSVNQPIAMAYVPPALAAIGTRVQAIVRGKPVPMQVCALPFVAPRYYRG
- the gcvH gene encoding glycine cleavage system protein GcvH, with the translated sequence MTVQYSRDHEWIDAADANAAVVGITVHAQDALGDVVFVDLPEVGKTFSQGEVAGVVESVKAAADVYMPVSGEVVEVNEALRADPSLANSDPLNTGWFFKVKLSDPAQLSGLMDETAYTDFAKNA
- the gcvP gene encoding aminomethyl-transferring glycine dehydrogenase produces the protein MLMQSALPLGALENATEFLPRHIGIDGADEQHMLSAIGEASRRALVDGIVPRSIARSRAMDLPPATTEAAALAELKAIAAHNQVLRSFIGQGYHGTHTPGVILRNILENPAWYTAYTPYQAEISQGRMEALVNFQTMVCDLTAMPIANASMLDEATAAAEAMTLAKRSVKSKSTRFIVAGDAHPQTIEVIQTRAAPLGIEVVLANSLAEWNDALDGDYFAVLAQYPATSGRIDDLAADAARAHAKGAAFIAAADLLALTLITPPGEWGADIVVGTTQRFGMPMGAGGPHAAFMACRDEYKRSLPGRLVGVSVDVHGKPAYRLALQTREQHIRREKATSNICTAQVLPAVVASMYAVYHGPQGLMRIAQRVAAYTAILAKGLEQLGAPLRPQAAFDTLSLHTEGATQAIAARAVSLGANLRVYFENYLCISLDETTTRADIELLWKVFAREGQALPTFAAFEKGVEPLIPTGLRRTSAFLTHPVFNTHHSETGMLRYIRQLSDKDLALDRSMIPLGSCTMKLNATSEMIPITWPEFANVHPFAPADQQRGYRLLDEQLRAWLCEATGYAGISLQPNAGSQGEYAGLLAIKAYHAAQGEGHRNICLIPSSAHGTNPASAQMVGMQVVVTACDANGNVDLADLRAKCEQHSAHLACVMITYPSTHGVFETQVKELCALVHQHGGRVYVDGANMNALVGVAAPGEFGGDVSHLNLHKTFCIPHGGGGPGVGPVCVVADLVPYLPSHRTAAAQGALGADTNAAANGVGAVSSAPLGNAAVLPISWMYIRMMGAEGLQAATETAILSANYISARLKDHYPTLYASANGHVAHECILDLRGLKETSGVMAEDVAKRLIDYGFHAPTLSFPVPNTLMVEPTESETLSELDRFIDAMIAIREEIRQIESGAWPQDDNPLKHAPHTAESLLAPEWTRPYARETAAFPVDALRHSKYWSPVGRVDNVWGDRNLSCSCIPVSDYA
- a CDS encoding FKBP-type peptidyl-prolyl cis-trans isomerase, translating into MAQTAPVTLPSGLVYESLKEGTGASPKATDTVKVHYKGTLPDGKEFDSSYKRGEPTEFPLNRVIPCWTEGVQRMKPGGKAKLTCPPAIAYGERGAGGVIPPNATLNFEIELISVR
- a CDS encoding MerR family transcriptional regulator encodes the protein MLLQVGELARRTGLTVRTLHHYDEVGLLKPSGRSEAGYRLYSPSDVQRLHGIQTLRQMGLPLSDIAALLAGDGMAPEQIIGQQIRALDQQIAQATELRGRLSLLRDGLEAGAEPDMGDWLQALALMATYGKYFSAAELKHIFSHWHRIEADWLVVRDRVCQAMDEGLPIDAPAVQALAYRWMALMLHWMDGDMDLLERWGHMFRTEPSTQGRNHAPPGDMIRYIEGAIQLRMDLLLRYLDRDDLRRLGQVHHTQWQQLEQEVQQLLDQGIPPGHPQARDAAAHWDTLFATLCRNDAGLRAKLMRASASEPLLRAGSPLSEPVRHYLHAVPRLPVAAPSP
- a CDS encoding MFS transporter, translating into MTPSPHHPRAALLQDSNFRWMVSGTALTLLGDQFTLIALPWLVLQMTGDTLVLGTVLALISVPRALFILIGGALVDRHSPKQVLMRTKYANLALLGVLSGLVLAGALTLWMVYALSLAIGLATAFSIPAGTAMLPHVVPRTQL